Within Thamnophis elegans isolate rThaEle1 chromosome 11, rThaEle1.pri, whole genome shotgun sequence, the genomic segment attattagtaaactgtataccaaacacctaaactataaacttcaggattggctaatttcaggggggataatcaaagacgaacaagccggttttagagaaggcAGATctacggtggatcatatcttggtactccaccatttagtacaaaaatacatgtATTAAAAAAATCCTCACTTTTTGTAGACTTCCTGAATTTTaaacaggcctttgattcaatatccaggatcaccctctgggagaaattaaaatgcaccactatcaaTAAAcacctcttcctcatacaaaaattgtatccCAATTCCACCTtaaaagtgaggtgcaatccccaagggagtttaaccggccCAGTAAGGatacaaaaaggggtacggcagggttgcattctgtccccctccctctttaacttctatatcAATCCCCTGATCgatctcttacagaaccctgatttccatcctcctaaccagCACAACGCAAAattccaattctcttatatgctgctgctgctgctgctatcatttcacaaactcctataggactgaagagagcaattagggcaacactcggctattgcaggcaaaacaagctggtccttaactttgataaatcaaaacttttcgtttttgctaaaagacctagccaatactcctggaaaataggacatagtttggaacaggttagaacatttagataccttgggggtggttttccactcgcaagggacatggaaggcacacctggatcatacATTGCAAGCAAGCAACAGGTCCTCAAACACAATTAAACACTTTTTTACACAGGCGGAgggcagttagtacctgctgccttaaaaccttTCGAGGCCAAAACATGTGCATCTTGCTAGAAActatacaaaccaaattcctgcaagccatcttagctgcacccaaaggaattctaaatgcccagttaagaattgagacaggcatgcctcaaattcaggtaagagcctggaagatgatgatcattcattggcttaaaatgcatttctttccagagggactgtccctactagtgttgactgacaatttcacctccccctggaaacagacaattgatcacaagctgggctcttctGGGCTCTCATTGATATTCTTAATGTCTCTAGGCTTTGACCAAgcaagcaagtagtaatcaatagaatgaaggacatggagttccaagaagaactaaataggttgcctctccacagtagggacagaatcaaacatggAGTGTGGGTATCGGCAAGATATCttaatgacctgatcttcccaaaacaaagaatagcttttttCTGAGCTAGATTTAACATTcctccttcagcactcctccatggcaggtataagagaacaccaatagcagaatgggtttgtatatgtggtaaaggagaagttgaagatatttcacaccttctattacactgtgagctatacagagtttgTAGGTCTGCATACATTCTCCccttagagagattgccagggagggcagatcatttttatgtaggctttctcctccaggacacaaacccggctaccatgtatgcagtggcaaaattctgtgttgctgcaatatccacaaaaaaaaaattgtctacaGAAGTATAGGTGTCATCTTGTACCAAgtatttggacatatctctaatAATTTCTGGACtattgtatttactcccataccTATTGGCTTTTCACCCATGTAAACCACGAGTAAGATCACCCGAACatatatgttattatccacttttaatgtcaatactttttaaatattttaatatcagtactttttaatatattgtaaagagtaatgtgtattgctggtctttgaccataataaagatttatacttatactttagGACTGTAATACTGAGTAGCTTTGGAGGGTGTACTTTCACATAAATAGAATCCCTGCAAAATATCCATGTATTTAGAAATTAACCTGATCATTGTGAATCTGTAGCATGAGTGTGGAGCTTTCATCTCACAGTCAGGAGgctgagttcaatcctaggtagaggcagatatttctctctctgggcacagtgagaatatatctgctgaacaaagctgcattggtgacaggaagggcatccagccagtaaacactctgctagctccattcagttggccagactccaccccgcaagggattatggggtcgttgaaagaagatgatgatgattgtgaATCTGCAGCATTTGATACGATACAATATGGAATTCAGTAAGAATAACTTTGATTAATGTGTTTCTcataaattcagaaattatctcACTTTTATAGAATTGTAAGAAACGTATTCATGAATATGTGTTTCTAATTTTCTTTAGATTATGCAGAGACCTCGAATGGTAGATGATGAtaatgaagaagaaaacaaggtggtgtggATGGGTTGCTTCTGTTGCGCTTGTACAAGTGATTTTGTTGAGACTCTCCCGGAGGATTTTACTTGTTTGCCTTTATTCCTTGTACATGGTGCACAGGGTTTCTCAAATATTGTGGAAACTTGGCTTCAGCAAACTTTTGATTGTTATTTCAGCCCATTGCATATCAGTCCTCTCCATCTTGCATGGATGGCGGCAATATGGTCTGGATGCAATATGGACCACCACACGCATGCAACAGAACTGACTTTCTCTGTGCCATGTCTACCTTACCCTTTGGATATTTCCTATGCTATCCATTCTGAAGATGCAAAAGCTCTCTGGGATTCAATACACAGCATCCAGGGAGAAATTAAGCAGGAAGAAGTGGAATTATTCATGAACGCCCTTTACAAGCACTTTCATAGGCACTTCAAGATATATTTATCATCTACACAATTAGTGAAAGTTTCTACATCTGTAGCCTATGTCCATTCATCGGGGAAAATAAAGGTATGCAACTTGCTTTTTTGATCAATAATAATGGTGtgaatttgctttaaaaagaaacatttgggAAGAATACTGTAATGGCATTAGGCACCTCTGAACATATGCAAAGgttctcccccaccccagcaaTATCATCTGCAAATAGTTTAAGGAAGAGTATGGGTCTATATGTCTGAATGACCTAAAATGGAGCTATTAAAAAGCACTATTCCTTTTTGCTGTGTCTTCAGaatcttgtacttgtacttgtacttgacgcctcttcacccatcgtgggtataggcgacttccatggaaatttgacgccactgttttcggtacggcgatccatggaagctgtttcggctggatatacccaagggggcgtcagtcccaagggtcgacagagcccgattggtgggaacggggggcaccacgtgaaggccgggttgtcgatTGATAgctgagaggctttgcaataagcgttgcaatgtatattttgcgcatcaGCTATCCTTGCCCACCCGCTATCCTTGCCCACCCTCTTCAGAATCAAGGCAAGATTGCTACAGCTGTAAGACCTCTGCTGCTGCTTTGTTCCTGCAGAATGGACTGCTAGGAAGCAACTGTGGCAACCTTGATCAGGTTGAAAGAGACGTGGTTTTTTTTATCCCACTTACAAACCAAAATATGTTGATTGCCATAGTAACCCAACTCAGCATCTGAAAGAGAAAGTTGTCTTcaaattttcatatttttaaaaccttACTCCAGAATATGGAACACTTTTCTTTCTGCTTATAACTGTCTTAGTCTTggacaggtagttctcgacttaccccaatttgtttagtgactgttcaaagttacattagTCACTGAAAAGAAGTGACTAATGatagtttttcacacaaccattgcagcattcccttggtcatgtgatcaaaatttgaatccttggcaactgaatcatatttttgacattgcagtgtcctggggtcatatgattccCTTTTgtaattttctgacaagcaaagtcaatggggaagccagattcatttaacaacgtcactaacttaacaattgcaatgattctcttaacaactgttgcaagaaaagtcgtaaaaatggggcaaaactcacttaataaatgtttcacttagcaacataaatttggggctcagttatggttataagttgaggactacctgtaaaagtaaaaaaatggtATTAAAGTACACAAAGTAAAGTACGATATTAAGTACATAATGTTTTGTTTTACCCTTTTGGCTTTTTGAAAGGCCTTTGCTGTACCAATTTGTCCAGGGCCCCAATGGGGATGTAGCACattggaataaaatggaatagtaataataaatgaattgtaataacaacaataataataatacactgtTGTTGTAATAatatattgtaataataataaatgcatggccaatttctggaaaaaataaaagataaagtggacagcgaacaaacttggttatggttaacaacaggtacattaaagaaagaaacagagtcactaatcctggctgcgcaagaacaagctatccgcacaaatgccattaaggccaaaatcgaaaaatcctctgatgatgccaaatgcagactttgcaaagaaactgatgaaactgttgatcacatactcagctgctgtaaaaaaatcgcgcagactgactataaattgcggcacaattcagtagcacaaatgatccattggaatttgtgcaaaaattataatattaaaacagcaacaaactggtgggaacatcagcctgaaaaagtcaccaaaaatcaaatggtcaagatcttgtgggatttcggTATAAAAACGGACAAAAtattggtgcataatacaccggacatcacattggttgagaaaaata encodes:
- the CENPL gene encoding centromere protein L — its product is MSSRPLSGAGDRRRDGSTSNYRRMKTIGRPSTDYGENLTNTAYLSRGVLSLKERKLFGQTPAKIMISQNPDLQEEASYRIRFIVTKQWTLNSVTPLYKFSYGRLREYSKQLSNVITAQKEKRFILDGETDLMFQAKFSSFSVLKTKGKKQTAVLIEIMQRPRMVDDDNEEENKVVWMGCFCCACTSDFVETLPEDFTCLPLFLVHGAQGFSNIVETWLQQTFDCYFSPLHISPLHLAWMAAIWSGCNMDHHTHATELTFSVPCLPYPLDISYAIHSEDAKALWDSIHSIQGEIKQEEVELFMNALYKHFHRHFKIYLSSTQLVKVSTSVAYVHSSGKIKIHHAQYLMGVLSLLTELALSKIM